One Microvirga thermotolerans DNA window includes the following coding sequences:
- the groL gene encoding chaperonin GroEL (60 kDa chaperone family; promotes refolding of misfolded polypeptides especially under stressful conditions; forms two stacked rings of heptamers to form a barrel-shaped 14mer; ends can be capped by GroES; misfolded proteins enter the barrel where they are refolded when GroES binds), translated as MAAKEVKFSSEARDKMLRGVDILADAVKVTLGPKGRNVVIEKSFGAPRITKDGVTVAKEIELADKFENMGAQMVREVASKTSTVAGDGTTTATVLAQAIVREGAKAVAAGMNPMDLKRGIDMAVAEAVKDIQARAKKVASSEEIAQIGTISANGDTEIGRMLAEAMQKVGNEGVITVEEAKTAETELDIVEGMQFDRGYLSPYFITNAEKMIAELEDPYILIHEKKLSSLQPMLPILEAVVQTGKPLLIIAEDVEGEALATLVVNKLRGGLKIAAVKAPGFGDRRKAMLEDIAILTAGQTISEDLGIKLETVSLPMLGRAKRVRIEKENTTIIDGAGKKQDIEARVAQIKAQIEETTSDYDREKLQERLAKLAGGVAVIRVGGATEVEVKEKKDRVDDAMHATKAAVEEGILPGGGTALLRAKAAVAKLSSDNPDVKAGINIVLRALEAPIRQIAENAGVEGSIVVGKITDNDSLSYGFDAQAEEFVDLLQAGIIDPAKVVRTALQDAASVAGLLVTTEAMVAELPKKEAAPAMPGGGMGGMDF; from the coding sequence ATGGCAGCGAAAGAGGTCAAGTTCTCATCTGAAGCGCGCGACAAGATGCTGCGCGGTGTCGACATCCTCGCCGACGCGGTGAAGGTCACCCTCGGTCCCAAGGGCCGCAACGTGGTGATCGAGAAGAGCTTCGGCGCTCCGCGCATCACCAAGGACGGCGTCACCGTCGCCAAGGAGATCGAGCTTGCCGACAAGTTCGAGAACATGGGCGCCCAAATGGTGCGCGAGGTGGCGAGCAAGACCAGCACCGTTGCCGGTGACGGCACCACCACCGCGACGGTTCTGGCTCAGGCGATCGTGCGCGAGGGCGCCAAGGCGGTGGCCGCCGGCATGAACCCGATGGACCTCAAGCGCGGCATCGATATGGCGGTGGCTGAGGCCGTGAAGGACATCCAGGCCCGCGCCAAGAAGGTCGCCTCGTCCGAGGAGATTGCCCAGATCGGTACCATCTCCGCGAATGGCGATACTGAGATCGGCCGCATGCTGGCCGAGGCCATGCAGAAGGTCGGCAACGAGGGCGTGATCACGGTCGAGGAAGCCAAGACCGCCGAGACTGAGCTCGATATTGTGGAAGGCATGCAGTTCGACCGCGGCTATCTCTCGCCGTACTTCATCACCAACGCCGAGAAGATGATCGCGGAACTTGAGGATCCCTACATCCTCATCCACGAGAAGAAACTCTCCTCGCTCCAGCCCATGCTGCCGATCCTCGAGGCTGTCGTTCAGACCGGCAAGCCGCTGCTGATCATCGCCGAGGACGTGGAAGGCGAGGCCCTCGCCACCCTGGTGGTCAACAAGCTGCGCGGCGGCCTGAAGATCGCCGCCGTCAAGGCTCCGGGCTTCGGTGATCGCCGCAAGGCCATGCTCGAGGACATCGCGATCCTGACCGCCGGTCAGACGATCTCCGAAGACCTCGGCATCAAGCTCGAGACCGTGTCGCTCCCGATGCTCGGCCGCGCCAAGCGCGTTCGCATCGAGAAGGAGAACACCACGATCATCGACGGCGCCGGCAAGAAGCAGGACATCGAGGCCCGCGTGGCTCAGATCAAGGCGCAGATCGAGGAGACCACCTCGGACTACGACCGTGAGAAGCTGCAGGAGCGTCTCGCCAAGCTCGCGGGCGGCGTGGCGGTGATCCGCGTCGGCGGCGCGACCGAGGTCGAGGTGAAGGAGAAGAAGGATCGCGTCGATGACGCCATGCACGCCACCAAGGCGGCCGTCGAGGAGGGCATCCTGCCGGGTGGCGGCACGGCTCTGCTGCGCGCCAAGGCAGCGGTCGCCAAGCTCTCCAGCGACAATCCGGATGTGAAGGCGGGCATCAACATCGTGCTGCGCGCCCTTGAGGCTCCGATCCGCCAGATTGCCGAGAATGCCGGCGTGGAGGGCTCGATCGTGGTCGGCAAAATCACCGACAACGACTCCTTGAGCTATGGCTTCGACGCCCAGGCGGAAGAGTTCGTCGATCTGCTTCAGGCCGGTATCATCGATCCGGCGAAGGTTGTTCGCACGGCCCTGCAGGACGCGGCTTCGGTCGCCGGTCTGCTGGTCACCACCGAGGCCATGGTCGCCGAACTGCCGAAGAAGGAGGCTGCTCCGGCCATGCCGGGCGGTGGCATGGGCGGCATGGACTTCTAA
- a CDS encoding DUF6522 family protein, producing the protein MRIERDGRGDYVLDPDELAPKLGLSADELRRHMKAGLVTSLVEAGQGEDAGLSRLTVRCGGAVWRAIIGTDGSIIQEETGGQSEASPGTPLT; encoded by the coding sequence ATGCGTATCGAGCGCGACGGTCGCGGTGACTACGTGCTGGATCCTGACGAGCTTGCCCCAAAGCTCGGTCTGTCCGCTGACGAACTCCGCCGCCATATGAAAGCGGGTCTTGTGACAAGTCTGGTGGAGGCCGGTCAGGGCGAGGATGCGGGATTATCGCGGTTGACGGTGCGATGCGGCGGAGCAGTCTGGCGGGCAATCATCGGCACCGATGGCTCGATCATCCAAGAGGAGACGGGAGGGCAGAGTGAAGCCTCTCCTGGAACTCCATTGACATAA
- a CDS encoding Hsp20 family protein: MRTTFDLSPLFRSTVGFDRLIDMLDQVSRVEPMTNWPPYNIEKAGDDQYRITMAVAGFSPDEIELVQQENTLFVNGQKHPEPEGVQVLHRGIATRAFKQSFNLADHVKVTGASLENGLLTIELKREVPEELKPRRIEIASGTGMKALAQDNQPQQIEHEPQQKSKAA; this comes from the coding sequence ATGAGAACAACTTTCGATCTCTCTCCCCTTTTCCGCTCGACGGTCGGCTTCGATCGCCTGATCGACATGCTCGATCAGGTCAGCCGGGTTGAGCCGATGACCAACTGGCCGCCCTATAACATCGAGAAGGCGGGCGATGACCAGTATCGCATCACCATGGCGGTCGCCGGCTTCTCGCCCGACGAGATCGAGCTCGTTCAGCAGGAAAACACGCTCTTCGTAAATGGCCAGAAGCATCCTGAGCCCGAAGGCGTGCAGGTTCTCCACCGCGGCATCGCCACCCGCGCCTTCAAGCAGTCTTTCAATCTGGCTGACCACGTGAAGGTCACGGGCGCGAGCCTCGAGAACGGCCTGCTGACGATCGAGCTGAAGCGTGAAGTCCCCGAGGAGCTCAAGCCGCGCCGGATCGAAATTGCCTCCGGCACTGGCATGAAGGCGCTCGCTCAGGACAACCAGCCTCAGCAGATCGAGCACGAGCCGCAGCAAAAGAGCAAAGCCGCGTAA
- a CDS encoding Hsp20/alpha crystallin family protein codes for MNMRDLIPWGRNERSMVPSTFRGEELSPFMTLHREMNRLFDDVFNRFEGGMPSLLGRMPNWPSIEAVETDKDVRVSAELPGMDEKDIEVLVDNDVLTIRGEKKAETEDKERRFSERYYGRFERVIPLPFAVEEDKVEASFNNGVLTVTLPKSAKAQEKAKRIPVNGKAKGAKH; via the coding sequence ATGAACATGCGTGATCTCATTCCCTGGGGCCGCAATGAACGATCGATGGTCCCGAGCACCTTCCGCGGTGAGGAGCTGAGCCCCTTCATGACCCTCCACCGCGAGATGAACCGGCTGTTCGACGACGTGTTCAATCGCTTCGAAGGCGGCATGCCGTCGCTTCTCGGCCGGATGCCGAACTGGCCCAGCATCGAAGCGGTCGAGACGGACAAGGACGTTCGCGTCTCGGCCGAGCTTCCCGGCATGGACGAGAAGGACATCGAAGTCCTCGTCGACAACGATGTCCTGACCATCCGCGGCGAGAAGAAGGCCGAGACCGAGGACAAGGAGCGCCGCTTCAGCGAGCGCTACTACGGCCGCTTCGAGCGTGTGATCCCCCTGCCCTTCGCGGTCGAGGAGGACAAGGTCGAGGCGTCGTTCAACAACGGCGTGCTCACCGTGACCCTGCCGAAATCCGCCAAGGCGCAGGAGAAGGCCAAACGCATCCCCGTCAACGGGAAAGCCAAGGGGGCCAAGCACTAA
- a CDS encoding ETC complex I subunit, with protein sequence MNERLVGIGHNQPPVSRLIPGQPWPQDAQALIFRRARPVTTSGRAGTGQWVLRFERRLPQTIEPLMGWTADDDPLAQVELRFSSKEEAIAYAEREGLAYRVEGEPVAATRSERERGRKETQQREAEDLYMKAAALAWMDAQYGVAAMGRRPDLDRALVDPASVFAAPSEVVHDPSLSIDDKREILRRWAWDEWLLEVEADESPAAGKPSRYDEVKSALLILDQLERTQVLLSLNTSPQGRSAA encoded by the coding sequence ATGAACGAACGCCTTGTCGGAATTGGTCACAATCAGCCGCCGGTGTCACGCCTGATTCCGGGTCAGCCGTGGCCACAGGATGCGCAGGCGCTAATCTTTCGCCGCGCGCGGCCGGTCACGACCTCCGGCCGCGCCGGAACGGGCCAATGGGTGTTGCGCTTCGAACGACGCCTGCCGCAGACCATCGAACCGCTGATGGGCTGGACGGCCGATGATGATCCCCTGGCGCAGGTCGAACTCAGGTTCAGCTCGAAAGAGGAGGCGATTGCGTACGCCGAGCGCGAAGGTCTGGCGTACCGTGTCGAGGGCGAACCGGTCGCCGCCACCCGCTCCGAGCGCGAGCGCGGTCGCAAGGAGACGCAGCAGCGCGAGGCGGAAGACCTCTACATGAAGGCTGCCGCGCTGGCCTGGATGGATGCCCAGTATGGCGTCGCCGCCATGGGCCGTCGGCCCGACCTGGACCGGGCCCTCGTCGATCCGGCCAGCGTCTTCGCCGCGCCGTCCGAGGTGGTTCACGACCCGAGCCTTTCGATCGACGACAAGCGCGAGATCCTGCGTCGTTGGGCCTGGGACGAATGGCTGCTGGAGGTGGAGGCCGACGAGTCTCCGGCGGCCGGCAAGCCGTCCCGCTACGACGAAGTCAAGTCCGCGCTGCTGATACTCGATCAGCTGGAGCGGACGCAGGTGCTCCTATCCTTGAACACCTCGCCGCAGGGCAGGTCCGCAGCATAG
- the rpoZ gene encoding DNA-directed RNA polymerase subunit omega encodes MARITTRDCEQVVPNRFELVVLAARRAHDLWNGAEPQVGPGDEKPTVLALREIAARRVNPDALRRQLIERFAAIRAEAIDIGRLPVRVPAPNSPTADATGSSDGGAPAQVTYH; translated from the coding sequence ATGGCTCGCATCACCACGAGAGACTGCGAACAGGTCGTGCCGAACCGGTTCGAACTGGTCGTTCTCGCCGCCCGGCGGGCGCACGACCTCTGGAACGGGGCCGAGCCTCAGGTCGGACCCGGCGACGAAAAGCCGACCGTGCTCGCGTTGCGCGAGATCGCTGCCCGGCGTGTCAATCCCGATGCGCTCCGCCGGCAACTGATCGAGCGCTTTGCGGCAATCCGGGCCGAGGCCATCGATATCGGCAGGCTGCCCGTCCGGGTGCCTGCCCCGAACTCCCCCACTGCCGATGCCACTGGATCGTCGGATGGGGGTGCACCTGCACAGGTGACTTATCACTGA
- a CDS encoding SPW repeat protein: protein MKSLKYWSELTAINIITALAGAFLVGSPWLFGFSGEQTAMWSAGLIGVLAIMIALAGFIELREWEGWAGLALGLWAAVSPWALGFSGMTAAMACHLGVGLTVAALAALELWMIHNKPGKLA from the coding sequence ATGAAGAGCCTGAAATACTGGAGTGAACTCACCGCGATCAACATCATCACCGCGTTGGCCGGTGCTTTCCTTGTCGGGTCGCCCTGGCTGTTTGGCTTCTCGGGCGAGCAGACGGCCATGTGGAGCGCCGGCCTGATCGGTGTTCTCGCAATCATGATTGCACTCGCCGGATTCATTGAACTTCGCGAGTGGGAAGGCTGGGCCGGCCTGGCGTTAGGCCTCTGGGCTGCCGTCTCCCCGTGGGCGCTGGGCTTCTCGGGTATGACAGCCGCGATGGCGTGCCACCTTGGCGTGGGCCTCACCGTCGCGGCACTCGCCGCCCTCGAGCTGTGGATGATCCACAACAAGCCGGGAAAGCTCGCATAA
- the ftsH gene encoding ATP-dependent zinc metalloprotease FtsH has protein sequence MTKQTRFNTWYWVAAFFGVLVIQYFLGAAQQIAPIPYSQFQELLRGGKVAEIGISDRFIQGRLKEPLPTGQTRFATTRVEPDFAKELEQYGVTYTGQIESTLLRDILSWVLPVLIFFGLWTYLARRFADTTGLGGGLMQIGKSKAKVYVETDTGVKFDDVAGVDEAKDELREIVEFLKNPEQYGRLGGRMPKGVLLVGPPGTGKTLLAKAVAGEAKVPFFSISGSEFVEMFVGVGAARVRDLFQQAREKAPAIIFIDELDALGRARGVVPYAGGHDEKEQTLNQLLVELDGFDSRTGLVLLGATNRPEILDPALLRAGRFDRQVLVDRPDKKGRVQILQVHIKKAKLAPDVDAEKVAALTPGFTGADLANLVNEAALLATRRGADAVTMADFNNAVERIVAGLEKRNRLLNPKEREIVAYHEMGHALVAMALPGVDPVHKVSIIPRGVGALGYTIQRPTEDRFLMTREELENKMAVLLGGRAAELIVFGHLSTGAADDLARVTDIARSMVTKYGMSERLGHVALEKDRRTFLAGQDLLPPQERDYADDTAAAIDEEVRAIVQAAMQRTVKLLEERRDVLERTARRLLEKETLDEAELAELVGPAGSPRSELAAE, from the coding sequence ATGACGAAGCAGACCCGCTTCAACACTTGGTACTGGGTCGCCGCATTCTTCGGTGTTCTCGTTATTCAGTACTTCCTTGGCGCGGCGCAACAGATTGCGCCGATCCCATACAGCCAGTTTCAGGAGCTTCTTCGAGGCGGCAAGGTGGCCGAGATCGGCATCTCCGACCGCTTCATCCAAGGCAGGCTGAAGGAGCCGCTTCCGACTGGTCAGACCCGGTTCGCCACCACCCGCGTGGAGCCGGACTTCGCGAAGGAACTGGAGCAGTACGGCGTCACCTACACGGGCCAGATCGAGAGCACGCTGCTGCGCGACATCCTCTCCTGGGTTCTGCCAGTCCTGATCTTTTTCGGCCTGTGGACCTATCTCGCCAGGCGCTTCGCTGACACGACAGGGCTCGGTGGCGGGCTGATGCAGATCGGCAAGAGCAAGGCCAAAGTCTACGTCGAGACTGATACCGGCGTGAAGTTCGACGATGTCGCCGGCGTCGACGAGGCCAAGGACGAGCTGCGCGAGATCGTCGAGTTCCTGAAAAATCCGGAGCAGTACGGGCGGCTCGGCGGCCGGATGCCGAAGGGTGTGCTGCTGGTCGGTCCGCCCGGCACGGGCAAGACCCTGCTCGCCAAGGCGGTGGCGGGCGAAGCCAAGGTGCCGTTCTTCTCCATCTCCGGCTCCGAGTTCGTCGAGATGTTCGTCGGTGTCGGCGCTGCGCGTGTGCGCGACCTGTTCCAACAGGCCCGCGAGAAGGCGCCTGCCATCATCTTCATCGATGAGCTCGATGCGCTGGGGCGGGCCCGCGGTGTCGTACCCTATGCGGGCGGACACGACGAGAAGGAGCAGACTCTTAACCAGCTCCTCGTCGAACTCGATGGCTTCGACTCGCGCACGGGTCTTGTGCTGCTCGGTGCCACCAACCGGCCCGAGATCCTCGACCCGGCGCTGTTGCGCGCGGGCCGCTTCGACCGGCAGGTGCTGGTGGATCGGCCCGACAAGAAGGGCCGCGTCCAGATCCTCCAGGTCCACATAAAGAAGGCGAAGCTGGCGCCCGACGTTGACGCCGAGAAGGTGGCGGCGCTCACGCCGGGCTTCACCGGCGCGGACCTCGCCAATCTCGTCAACGAGGCCGCGCTGCTCGCCACCCGCCGCGGAGCCGATGCGGTGACGATGGCGGACTTCAACAACGCGGTCGAGCGGATCGTGGCGGGCCTCGAAAAGCGCAACCGGCTGCTGAACCCGAAGGAGCGCGAGATCGTGGCCTACCACGAGATGGGGCACGCGCTCGTCGCCATGGCGCTGCCCGGTGTGGACCCGGTGCACAAGGTCTCGATCATTCCCCGCGGTGTCGGGGCGCTCGGCTACACAATCCAGCGCCCGACCGAGGACCGCTTCCTGATGACCCGGGAGGAGCTGGAGAACAAGATGGCGGTGCTGCTCGGCGGCCGGGCTGCGGAGCTGATCGTGTTCGGACACCTGTCGACCGGCGCCGCCGACGACCTGGCCCGTGTCACCGATATCGCCCGCAGCATGGTCACCAAGTACGGCATGTCGGAGCGGCTCGGCCATGTGGCGCTGGAGAAGGATCGGCGCACGTTCCTGGCCGGGCAAGACCTGCTGCCGCCGCAGGAGCGTGATTACGCCGACGACACCGCGGCTGCCATCGATGAGGAAGTGCGGGCCATCGTCCAAGCGGCAATGCAGCGGACGGTCAAACTTCTGGAAGAGAGACGGGACGTCCTGGAGCGGACCGCACGGCGGCTCCTGGAGAAGGAAACCCTCGATGAGGCGGAACTTGCGGAGCTGGTCGGGCCGGCCGGCTCCCCACGCAGCGAGCTCGCAGCGGAATGA
- a CDS encoding Crp/Fnr family transcriptional regulator: protein MPTSKPSNRILAALPPREWKQIEPLCQQIELINGRELTEGGEPLTQVYFPESGIISTVSVFESGEVAEIATTGREGMVSVAAILGADRDLHRSIVQMPGSALMIDIQSFRRLQRELPAFQAALLTYSRAFLGQVMQSVACNGAHSVEERCARWLLMAHDRSDGDTFLLTQEFLAQMLAVSRPAVNLVARTLQQAGLIRYHRGEITILDRQGLEEVCCECYGQIRQQYEQHQPG from the coding sequence ATGCCGACATCTAAACCCAGCAATCGCATCCTTGCCGCTCTCCCCCCTCGGGAGTGGAAGCAGATCGAGCCGCTCTGCCAACAAATTGAGCTCATCAATGGGCGCGAGTTGACGGAGGGCGGCGAGCCGCTCACGCAGGTCTACTTCCCGGAGAGCGGCATCATCTCGACGGTCAGCGTCTTCGAGTCGGGCGAAGTGGCCGAAATCGCCACGACGGGTCGCGAGGGAATGGTCAGTGTCGCGGCTATCCTGGGAGCGGACCGTGACCTCCATCGATCGATCGTCCAAATGCCCGGCTCCGCCCTCATGATCGACATTCAGTCCTTCCGCAGGCTGCAGCGGGAGCTCCCCGCCTTTCAAGCGGCGCTCCTGACCTACTCCCGGGCCTTTCTCGGGCAGGTCATGCAATCCGTCGCCTGCAATGGGGCCCATTCGGTCGAGGAACGGTGCGCCCGCTGGCTGTTGATGGCCCACGATCGCAGCGACGGCGACACCTTTCTTTTGACGCAGGAGTTTCTGGCGCAGATGCTCGCCGTGAGCCGGCCGGCCGTGAATCTTGTTGCCCGCACGTTGCAGCAAGCGGGCCTCATTCGATACCACCGGGGCGAGATCACGATCCTCGACCGGCAGGGCCTGGAAGAGGTTTGCTGCGAGTGCTACGGCCAGATCAGGCAGCAATATGAGCAGCATCAGCCAGGGTAA
- a CDS encoding ATPase domain-containing protein has protein sequence MKDKEPMSARAPDEVVPVPTGVPGLDDVLVGGYASNRAHLVEGRPGSGKTTLGLQFLLEGVRRGERCLYITLSESKRELLSVADRHGWSLDGIEIYELVPPELSFDPRQQQSLVYSSELELGETVQMVLAEIERVKPQRVVFDSLSEIRLLSQGALRYRRQVLALKNFFLLHNVTALFLDDLTSEQDDLNLHSVSHAVIRLDQLAPLYGAERRRIRVIKMRGTAFRGGYHDFIIRRGGLQVFPRLVAADHHREFRQAPASSGIAELDHLLGGGLDPGTSTLVIGPSGVGKSSLALAFAFEALTRGERALIISFDEAKHVLLARAASIGMNVAHCVASGDLQVEQVDPADLSPGEFAGRVRSAVESDGVRVVVVDSLSGYLNAMPEEQFMLLQMHELLTYLNQQGVITILVLAQSGMVGPVASPLDLTYLSDAVLLLRFFEAGGRIRRSIAAIKKRTGAHENTIRELSIDGRGLRVGEPLDRFRGVLTGIPAFEGPASSLLGQRDDDGT, from the coding sequence ATGAAAGATAAGGAACCCATGTCCGCCCGAGCCCCCGATGAAGTCGTCCCTGTACCCACCGGCGTACCCGGCCTTGATGACGTTCTTGTCGGCGGATATGCGTCCAACCGGGCCCACCTGGTCGAGGGCCGACCCGGCTCAGGCAAGACAACCCTGGGACTGCAGTTCCTGCTGGAAGGTGTCCGGCGAGGTGAGCGCTGCCTGTACATCACATTGTCGGAGAGCAAGCGCGAACTCCTCTCGGTGGCGGATCGCCATGGTTGGTCTCTCGACGGCATCGAGATCTACGAGCTCGTCCCTCCTGAATTGAGCTTTGATCCCAGGCAGCAGCAGAGCCTCGTTTATTCATCCGAGCTTGAGCTCGGCGAAACCGTGCAAATGGTGCTGGCCGAAATCGAGCGGGTCAAGCCGCAGCGGGTGGTCTTCGACAGCCTTTCGGAAATCCGTCTGCTGTCCCAAGGCGCCCTTCGATACCGGCGGCAGGTACTCGCGTTGAAGAACTTCTTCCTGCTCCATAATGTAACCGCCCTGTTTCTCGATGATCTAACCTCCGAGCAGGACGACCTGAACCTGCACAGCGTGAGCCATGCGGTCATCCGGCTCGACCAGCTCGCCCCCCTCTATGGTGCCGAGCGGCGGCGCATCCGGGTCATCAAAATGCGCGGAACGGCCTTCCGGGGCGGCTATCATGACTTCATCATTCGCCGCGGCGGTCTCCAGGTCTTCCCCCGTCTGGTTGCCGCGGATCATCATCGCGAGTTTCGGCAGGCACCGGCGAGCAGCGGTATCGCCGAGCTCGATCATCTCCTCGGCGGCGGTCTCGATCCGGGGACCAGCACCCTCGTGATCGGCCCCTCCGGCGTCGGCAAGTCCTCGCTGGCGCTCGCCTTTGCGTTTGAGGCGCTGACCCGAGGCGAACGGGCCCTGATCATCAGCTTCGACGAGGCCAAGCACGTCCTCCTGGCCCGGGCCGCCAGCATCGGCATGAATGTCGCCCATTGTGTCGCGTCAGGCGACTTGCAGGTCGAGCAGGTGGATCCGGCGGACCTTTCTCCCGGGGAGTTTGCCGGCAGGGTACGCAGCGCTGTCGAATCAGATGGTGTGCGGGTCGTTGTGGTCGACAGCCTCAGCGGATATCTGAACGCGATGCCGGAGGAGCAATTTATGCTTCTCCAGATGCACGAGTTGCTGACTTACCTCAACCAGCAGGGTGTCATCACGATCCTGGTTTTGGCCCAGAGCGGCATGGTTGGTCCAGTGGCATCGCCGCTCGATCTCACCTATCTCAGCGATGCGGTATTGCTGCTCCGCTTCTTCGAGGCCGGTGGGCGTATTCGGCGCTCGATTGCAGCCATCAAGAAGCGCACCGGCGCGCATGAGAACACCATCCGGGAATTGTCCATTGACGGGCGGGGTCTCCGCGTCGGCGAGCCGCTGGATCGGTTCCGCGGCGTGTTGACCGGCATCCCGGCATTTGAAGGACCGGCCAGCTCCCTCTTAGGCCAACGGGATGATGATGGAACGTGA
- a CDS encoding sensor histidine kinase, with the protein MMMERDAPALILAPLGRDATVAAGILDQAGIASTACPNLGALTQELAHAGCAVVAEEALTHADLTPLADWIGRQPPWSDFPFILLTLRGGSASINLTQLLGNVTVLERPFHPSVLVNAVRSALRARRRQREAEAYLEERKRSEEHQALLIRELHHRVKNTLATVLALLRATAGSATTVEDFKKVFADRVLALSRTHSLLVDSSWRTAALADILRSELAPYDEDASERVHLAGPEVELSADLAVPVGMAVHELTTNAAKYGALAVPEGRLEVAWHISGAGSDCVLTLCWTERHGPPVDQPSRTGFGSKLIRQVLQHQCKAALRFDFNRDGLSFFMELPLPATPANPALESAPSADPLGPRRPLLDQVTREAGRVAARWEP; encoded by the coding sequence ATGATGATGGAACGTGACGCCCCGGCTCTCATTCTGGCGCCCTTGGGGCGCGACGCGACAGTCGCGGCCGGCATTCTGGATCAAGCCGGCATCGCTTCGACGGCCTGTCCGAATCTTGGTGCGCTCACGCAAGAGCTCGCGCACGCAGGCTGTGCCGTGGTTGCGGAGGAGGCCCTCACGCACGCCGACCTCACGCCCTTGGCTGACTGGATCGGCCGACAGCCGCCGTGGTCTGATTTTCCGTTCATCCTGCTGACGCTGCGCGGCGGCTCGGCCAGCATCAATCTGACCCAACTGCTCGGGAACGTCACCGTGCTCGAGCGGCCTTTTCATCCCTCGGTTCTCGTGAATGCGGTTCGGTCTGCCCTGCGCGCCAGGCGTCGGCAACGCGAGGCGGAGGCGTACCTGGAAGAGCGGAAGCGCTCGGAAGAGCACCAGGCGCTCCTGATCCGGGAGCTGCACCACCGCGTGAAGAACACGCTTGCTACCGTCCTGGCACTCCTCCGGGCGACGGCAGGTTCGGCGACAACGGTCGAGGACTTCAAGAAAGTGTTCGCGGACCGCGTCCTCGCCCTCTCCAGAACGCACAGCCTCCTGGTCGATTCCTCGTGGCGAACGGCGGCATTGGCCGATATCCTCCGCAGCGAACTCGCTCCCTACGACGAGGATGCCTCCGAGCGCGTACATCTCGCCGGGCCTGAGGTCGAGCTGTCCGCCGACCTCGCGGTGCCGGTGGGCATGGCGGTCCATGAGCTCACCACCAACGCCGCGAAGTACGGCGCGCTCGCCGTTCCGGAGGGGCGCCTGGAAGTAGCGTGGCACATAAGCGGAGCCGGCAGTGACTGTGTTCTGACGCTTTGCTGGACGGAACGGCACGGACCTCCGGTTGACCAGCCCAGCCGGACCGGGTTTGGGTCGAAGCTGATCCGACAGGTTCTCCAGCACCAATGCAAAGCGGCTCTCCGGTTTGACTTCAACCGTGATGGCCTCAGCTTCTTCATGGAGCTGCCGCTGCCGGCAACACCTGCGAACCCCGCTCTGGAATCAGCTCCATCAGCTGATCCCCTCGGCCCAAGGCGACCCCTGTTAGACCAAGTCACAAGAGAGGCGGGGCGTGTTGCCGCACGCTGGGAGCCATGA